ACAGACAGATAGAGTAAAACATTTGATTAAAATTTTGAAATAATTTGCAGAGAGATAAATCAAATTTTTCGTTAAAAATGATTTCAATAAATAGAGAAAATAAAAAAAATCAGTAAAATTGATTATCTTTTGAAAATAAGTTTTAAATCCTACTATATGCTTTCCCTAAAAAATATTCATAAATCTTATCATACTGCTGCTCAAAGTATGCACGTTTTGAAAGGCATTGACATGACAGTAAATGAAGGCGAATTGATTTCTATTATGGGTTCTTCTGGCTCTGGAAAATCGACGCTTCTCAATATTTTAGGAATGCTAGACAATTATGATAAAGGAGAGTATTGGTTAGATAAAGTTCTAATAAAAAATCTTTCTGAAAAACAAGCTGCTATCTATCGCAATAAGTTTCTTGGGTTTGTGTTTCAGTCTTTCAACCTACTTTCCTTCAAAACAGCAGCAGAAAATGTTGCTCTCCCTCTTTATTATCAAAAAGTAGGTCGTAAAGAAAGACAAATATTAGCAGAAAAATACTTAGAACGTGTGGGACTAAGACAATGGGCGCATCACTTGCCTTCTGAGCTTTCGGGAGGTCAAAAACAGCGTGTTGCAGTGGCAAGAGCCTTAATAACAGACCCTAAAGTAATCTTGGCAGATGAGCCAACAGGAGCGTTAGACACCACCACCTCGTATGAAGTAATGGAACTTTTCAAGCAAGTACACCAAAGTGGTAAAACGATTGTTATCGTTACTCACGAAGACGATATTGCAGAAAAAACAGAAAGAATAATCAGATTGAGGGATGGAAATATAGAAAGTCAGAATGATAAAATAAAAAAAACGGATATTGCTCTAGATAAGAAATAAAATCATAGGTAATAATTTCTAAAGTACTGGACATCCATCGATATTTGCTGTTCTGTAACTCACAGAATAGGGAAAAGTACCGTTCGTTGGTGTTTTTGCAAAGCGACACCAACGACTTTTTATCTTCCTGTCCAGTACTCTAAATAATTTCTTCTATCCCTTCTATTTTAGCTAAAGTTATTTTAGTTTTAAAGACTTATTAATTTTTATGCTAAATTGTAATGTGGATTATATTAGCATAAGTAGGCACACTTATTGCAAAATTCCTAAATAAGTGCGAATACAAACAATGAATGACTATTTTTTAATCTTGTATAGGAAATGTATTTTACACCTAAAGGTTTCAATAATACCATAGTCAGAATAGCATCACACAAATATTTTCACTATTTGCCTTAAAAAAAATCAATCTAAATAAAATATAGCTTTAGCGTATGAAAATCTTAACTTTCTGTATTGCAGCAGCATTATCTCTTAGTTCTACTATTTCTTTTGCCGTTCCCTCTCTAAATCCTACATCAACAAATGATAATGCTTCTCTCAAAAATTCTATTATAAATAGAACAAATAAAATGGCTTATAAGTCAGTAGGAGATAAAGGTTTTGATGCAGCTAACACTGTTATTAAGTGCCAAGATGGAAATTTTGTTCTATTAGGACGTACAGATTCGTATGGCGCAGGTGATATGAATATGAGCGCAATAAAAGTAGATGCTGCTGGGAATATTATTTGGAATAAAAACTATGGTGCAGAGGAAAGCGAAGAAGGTTATTCGGGCTTAGAAACTGCTGACGGAGGATTTATTTTTGCTGGTTATTCAGATTCGTATGGTGCAGGCTCAGACATAAAAGATGGGTGGATAGTGCGTACAGACGCAAAAGGAACTCGTATTTGGGACAAAACGTTTGGCTCTAATCAAAGTATAGATGAAATATATAGTGTTATACCTGATGGCGAGGGAAATTATATGGTACTAATGAACAGTATTCCTATCACAACAGGCAAAAGCGATATTATTCTTTTAAAAATAGATGATACAGGAGAAACAATTTGGAAGAAAAGCTTTGGTGGTAAAAGCAGCGAACAAGGACACTCATTAGCTAAAACAGAAAAAGGCTATCTTATTGCTGGACATGTAGAAGGAGAAATGATGACAAAATGGGATATGCTCTTGATTCATGTAGATGAAGAAGGCAATAAAAAATGGGAAAAAACCTATGGAGGTGGAGACAATGAGATGGCAAATGTAGTTAAAGTAATGCCTTCTGGAAATATTCTGATTGCTGGTTATTCTTATACCTATGCAGAAGGAAGCCACGATGCTTGGATTGTCTGTGCAGACAAAAATGGAAAAAAAGTATGGGATAAAAATTTTGGTGGACTAAGTACAGATGAAGCCTTTGATGTTCTAGTTACAGAAAAATCTGAAATTATTATGATTGGCTATACAGATGTGTATAAAGCGGATGAGTATGGAAATAATGTAAGCAAACTTTCCAATGAAATTATGATTAATAAGTTAGATGCAAAAGGCAATGAAATTTGGACAAGAACTCTTGGAGGAGAAAAAGACCAAGTAGCTAAAGCTGGAGCTTTAACAGAAGATGGTGGTTTTGTGTTGGCTGGTTATACCAATGAGAATATGGATTCTAAAAATGTAGATATGCTTATCTTGAAAGTATCTGCTGATGGAAAATAGGGCATAATGCATCTTTGTTTTATCGTTGAAAAAAATAAGTTAGCCGAATTTCTCATAAAATAATAATGAGAGGTTCGGTTTTTGTTATTCAAATAAAAAAATAAATGTACTTTTAGGGTATCAAGCATACATAATCTAGTGAGAAAACGTAGGAGAAATACGATGAGAATACTACCACAACCAACTATAATTTTTTTATACGAAAGAAAGAGAAAAAACACCTCCCTTATTCTGCTTATCCTATTATTTATTTTTATAGCTAATAAACTACTATATGCTCAAGGTTTTGATAGTTTCCAACCATCCAACCTTGTAAATAAAGACAATACATTAGCCCCTACTTCTGCTATTGTCAAAGGAAAATTGTTTGCCTATCACTACAATCAAGAAAAAGGCAAAAGTGGAAAATATTATACTCAAAAAGAAAAGCTAGTTGTTAATCTAAGTGTTAGAAATCTTCGCACACAAGAAATGCAAAAAAGAATTTTTTCTCCTGATACTGTTTCTGGAAACTATTTTATGTTTTTGTTGCCAGATGAGCGTTATGAAATTAGTATAGTAGTAAAAGGTTTTCGGCCTTATATTATTGTACTTTTTATCCCTCCCCAAACATTTATCTATGAGTTGAATCGTGATATTGTTTTTGAGCCTATTATGTTATTGGAAGAACAAATTGGTCAGCACAACTCATTTAAAAATCGCTCTCAAAATCTAACTTACTATTACGATTCGGCTGCTTTACACAACTACGACAGAGATAAATTTGAAGTATTGAGAGAACTGATAGACTATACGATGGCAAAAGGAAATACAAATGCACTGGATAGCCTAGAAAAAATAATTGTAGATGAAATTTCTCCAAAAGCATCTGTGTATATTCCTTCACAGTTAGAACCTAATGATAACTTCAAACCTATTTTTGATAAAATAAAGGAGAGCTTTTCACACGGTTCGTGGGAATATATTGATGAATTTTATGCTAAGAAAAGTACAGGAAATACATATTATTCAGAAGCAAAAAGTATTTCATCATCAGAAAAGCCAAACCAAAAAACTATTGTAACACACTTTGTTCTTTTTGATGGAAAAAATGCCAAACGTCTTACAAAAGAACAGAAAGAAAAACTACAACAAATAGCCAATTTTCTAAACAACGACTCAAGGCTAGTTATAGAAATTTTTGGAAGGACAAATTCAGAAAACAGCACAGAAAAGGAGTTAAGCTCTGAAAAACGTCTTCGTATGTCTTCTAAGCGCACTAAACAAGTCTTCAAATATTTGAAAAAAAGAGTAGAAGACAAAGACAAATTTCATTATATTGTCTATGGAATGAGTGAAAAATTAGATGATGCAACTTTAGACGAAAATACAGAAACTCCAAATAAAGAAGTTGATAAAAAGAACGAACTACTATTTACAAAAGTAGCTCCTAAAGCTCCTAGAGTAGAACTCGTGATTAGTTTAGGCAATTAAAAAATAGTTTTCATTTTAAAATCATTAATCTAAACTGACTATCCTTCTAAATTCAAAACTCTACAATCTAAATTGGTTCTCATGTACGACAAAGATTTTAATAAACTTCCCACACGCCAAACTCCAGACCCAAAGCCGATTGGTGAGGCTTTAAAGGGATTTTTAGAGTCTCAAAAGTGGAATACAAAGTTTGAAAGCAGTAAGCTAAAGGTAGAATGGGAAAAAATAGTAGGTAACTTTGTAGCAAAGCAAACTGAAAAAGTAGAAATAAGAAATAAAAAGATATTTATTCGTGTTTCTCAACCCACTTTAAGATATGAACTCTTAATGCAAAAAACATCTATTATCTATCGTGTCAATTCGCATTTTGGAAGAAGAATGATAGAAGAGGTGGTGTTGCTATAATTTGATGTTTATCTGTTTTTTTAAAAAGTTGTTTAAGAATAGACAAATAACCGTCGTTGAGGCTCAAAATGCAGCCGTCAACGAGGATAAAATTCCCTAAACGACGGTTTAAAACCTCGTTTACGGTTGATAAAATACATTCTTAATCAACTTTTTAGCATAAAAAACACCAAAAACGAGCTTTTTTCAAAAAAATGAAGTTCATAAAACCTTTATCTCATTTTTTTGTTATATTTTTGCAGTATCAAAATTATTTAGACTAATTACAAACAAGTCTAACATCATATAAAATTATTGCTACTTACCTTACAAAATTATGGCAGAAGCAAAACAGACAGAGCAAGAACTTTTAGAAGACATCACAAATTCGGAATACAAATACGGATTTGTTTCAAATATAGAATCAGATAAAGCTGTTAAAGGTCTCACAGAAGACACCGTTCGTTTCATTTCAGAAAAGAAAAATGAACCCGAATGGCTTTTAGAATGGCGTTTGGAAGCCTTTAGAAAATGGAAAGAAATGCCAACTCCAAAATGGGCAAATCTAAATATTCCAGAAATAGATTTTCAAGAAATTATCTATTATGCTGCGCCTAAAAAGAAGCCAAAAGTAGATAGTTTGGATGAAATAGACCCAGAACTTTTAGCTACATTTGACAAACTTGGAATTTCTTTAGATGAGCAGAAACGCCTTACTGGTGTGGCTGTGGATGTAGTAATGGATAGCGTTTCAGTTGCCACAACATTTAAAGCAAAACTAGCAGAATTAGGAATTATCTTTTGTTCGTTTAGTGAAGCTGTGCAAGAACATCCAGAACTCGTAAAAAAATATTTAGGCTCGGTAGTTCCAGTAACAGACAATTATTTTTCTGCGCTCAATTCGGCTGTTTTTAGCGATGGTTCATTTTGTTATATTCCTAAAGGAGTTCGTTCTCCAATGGAACTTTCTACCTA
This portion of the Bernardetia sp. genome encodes:
- a CDS encoding DUF721 domain-containing protein encodes the protein MYDKDFNKLPTRQTPDPKPIGEALKGFLESQKWNTKFESSKLKVEWEKIVGNFVAKQTEKVEIRNKKIFIRVSQPTLRYELLMQKTSIIYRVNSHFGRRMIEEVVLL
- a CDS encoding ABC transporter ATP-binding protein — encoded protein: MLSLKNIHKSYHTAAQSMHVLKGIDMTVNEGELISIMGSSGSGKSTLLNILGMLDNYDKGEYWLDKVLIKNLSEKQAAIYRNKFLGFVFQSFNLLSFKTAAENVALPLYYQKVGRKERQILAEKYLERVGLRQWAHHLPSELSGGQKQRVAVARALITDPKVILADEPTGALDTTTSYEVMELFKQVHQSGKTIVIVTHEDDIAEKTERIIRLRDGNIESQNDKIKKTDIALDKK
- a CDS encoding OmpA family protein, with the translated sequence MRILPQPTIIFLYERKRKNTSLILLILLFIFIANKLLYAQGFDSFQPSNLVNKDNTLAPTSAIVKGKLFAYHYNQEKGKSGKYYTQKEKLVVNLSVRNLRTQEMQKRIFSPDTVSGNYFMFLLPDERYEISIVVKGFRPYIIVLFIPPQTFIYELNRDIVFEPIMLLEEQIGQHNSFKNRSQNLTYYYDSAALHNYDRDKFEVLRELIDYTMAKGNTNALDSLEKIIVDEISPKASVYIPSQLEPNDNFKPIFDKIKESFSHGSWEYIDEFYAKKSTGNTYYSEAKSISSSEKPNQKTIVTHFVLFDGKNAKRLTKEQKEKLQQIANFLNNDSRLVIEIFGRTNSENSTEKELSSEKRLRMSSKRTKQVFKYLKKRVEDKDKFHYIVYGMSEKLDDATLDENTETPNKEVDKKNELLFTKVAPKAPRVELVISLGN
- a CDS encoding PQQ-binding-like beta-propeller repeat protein, which gives rise to MKILTFCIAAALSLSSTISFAVPSLNPTSTNDNASLKNSIINRTNKMAYKSVGDKGFDAANTVIKCQDGNFVLLGRTDSYGAGDMNMSAIKVDAAGNIIWNKNYGAEESEEGYSGLETADGGFIFAGYSDSYGAGSDIKDGWIVRTDAKGTRIWDKTFGSNQSIDEIYSVIPDGEGNYMVLMNSIPITTGKSDIILLKIDDTGETIWKKSFGGKSSEQGHSLAKTEKGYLIAGHVEGEMMTKWDMLLIHVDEEGNKKWEKTYGGGDNEMANVVKVMPSGNILIAGYSYTYAEGSHDAWIVCADKNGKKVWDKNFGGLSTDEAFDVLVTEKSEIIMIGYTDVYKADEYGNNVSKLSNEIMINKLDAKGNEIWTRTLGGEKDQVAKAGALTEDGGFVLAGYTNENMDSKNVDMLILKVSADGK